A portion of the Aphelocoma coerulescens isolate FSJ_1873_10779 chromosome 1, UR_Acoe_1.0, whole genome shotgun sequence genome contains these proteins:
- the TXNL4B gene encoding thioredoxin-like protein 4B codes for MSFLLPKLTCKREVDQAIKSVAEKVLVLRFGRDNDAVCLQLDDILAKTAHDLSKMAVIYLVDVNNVPVYTQYFDISYIPSTVFFFNGQHMKVDYGSPDHTKFVGSFKTKQDFIDLIEVIYRGAMRGKLIVRSPIDPNNIPKYDLLYQGI; via the exons ATGAGTTTTCTGCTGCCCAAACTGACCTGTAAGAGGGAAGTGGATCAGGCAATAAAAAGCGTGGCTGAGAAGGTTTTGGTTCTCCGTTTTGGAAGAGATAATGATGCTGTTTGTCTGCAGCTCGATGATATT CTTGCAAAAACAGCTCATGACCTAAGTAAAATGGCAGTCATTTACCTGGTGGATGTGAACAACGTCCCCGTGTACACCCAGTATTTTGACATCAGTTATATTCCCTctactgtatttttcttcaatGGACAACACATGAAGGTTGATTATGG GTCTCCAGATCACACCAAATTTGTAGGAAGcttcaaaacaaagcaagacTTTATAGATCTGATTGAAGTGATCTACCGCGGAGCAATGCGGGGAAAGCTCATTGTGAGAAGTCCTATTGATCCCAATAACATTCCTAAATACGACCTTCTCTACCAAGGAATTTAA